From the Anguilla rostrata isolate EN2019 chromosome 5, ASM1855537v3, whole genome shotgun sequence genome, the window AATGGCCCCCGGTTGGCTGGCCAATCACTGTGGAGTTGCCAGCAGGTTGCAGATTTGTTGGCCTATGGGGTCCAAAGGCCACCGTCCTCTCATTGATCATTTACTGTGTGCCCTTAACCagtgaggtggaggggggggcatttcCCAACTGAATGTTTCTTCCGAAATTTTAGGAGAGGAATCTGAATGAACCATGTCCACTACAAACTACAAAGTGGCCAATGATGATTGGCAGTCTGATAATGCGCAAAGTCTCCAAGCCTGAATATAATCACCAATTgataaaaaagcacaatatcAACATAAATGTAGATAAATAATGCAGATAGTTATAGTCACAGTTCTGTTCCTCGGTTATAAAGGCAGGAACAGACATACTGTTGTGacgagggtgggggtggggtagagtGACTCGTGCTCTTATCTGATCTACGCTTCGATTGTCTCTGTTGACCGCTCGCGTCCCTGACGCacatcaaaatgttttcagtgttttgcagTAATATTTGTTCAGCATTTGTCTGGTGCCCAGTcagttgtctgtgtgtatgtatgtgtgcttgagTGTCAGATGTACTCATTTCTTTCTGGACAGAAAGTCAAGTCTGGTTTTCAGccctgaaagagaaaaataaatgtttaaagtttttttcaaaataatcagCATAAATcttgaataaaaattaattaaaaaaactaaattcaacACACTGAAGTTTACTAAACCTGCACTTTTCACAAACATAGgaagacaaataaatataataaacagaCCCCATATGGGCTCGTATAAAACACTTATTAGTGTCCATAATTAGCCAGCAAGTTGAGACAAGCTGCATTTTTCCCAGTAAAATAGGCGAAAATAAAACCAAGATTGACTGGGATGCATGAGTGCGCTTCAATAATGTTTCTTGAACTTatgagcacatgtgctccttggaaacaagactaggaaacctagtatatggctggatctaacacacgtgatccggcggaccaatggtgtgacttcatcaatcagtcactcagtcacagacattcgcgtttgtagggctggccccgctgttgcggtccagccaaaaatgttaGCCTAGAGCCCTGTTTGTGATCTCGAAATGGAGGGTGGAGCCACTGTGTGCCCATGGTCGACGGGGGGCTTGTTCTCGGGCGGCGGGACTCACGTTGGTGGCGGCGGTGGAGGCCCCCCCGCTGTAGCTGAACAGGCTCTTGTAGCggcccttctcctccttctgctTCTCCCGGATGCGCTCCTCCATCAGCCGCAGCTCGCGCGCCACGGACGACGCCAGCGAGGGGTCCAGCTCCACCACCTTGGCGAAGTCGGCCCGGGCCTCTGTCTCGTTCCACACCGCCGCGTGCGCCTTCCCGCGCTTGAAGTACGCCTTCACGTTGTCTGcggggcacagagagggggaacaCTCGAGacctctgtgtgcgtgcgtgtgtgtgtggacgagCTTGCACGCGCTGCTAATGACTATTGAACTTAGATATTCACAGATAGGTGGCAGGCTATGTAAGGCTATGTTCAGAATGCAGCTGAATTTGGCCCAATACCACCCCACCCTCAATATGCGACACTTTGGATGTTTTTAAGAAGTGTGAACACTTGGGAGTCATATCCTTTCAGTTCTGATCTATCCCAGGTTTGTATGTAGAAACAAACAGGATGGGTAGGATTCTGACTTACCCTCATGCTTGTACAATATAGACGAGCAGTGGTCCAGGACCTCATAGTACTGGCCCTCAATCAACCGGCACTGGCAGTAGTTCAGGAGGAGGGGTGTGATCATGTGGTCCAATTGGAACCAGCTCTCGTCCCCTGGACGCTCCTGATTGGACAGTTGGGAGTGAAGAAGAAACCGTAAAGGGCCCCACTATATGAAGCCTACTACTGGGGCCTTGACAGAAGGCCCATTATTTACAACCTCGTGAATCaaaatagaagaaaaacaatgcagCCCTGTAAGACTGGAAATTCAAGTCTGAAGACTGGAGAACCAGGTTTGTGTCCCAGTGATGACACGTAGAGGTGTGTCCCTCAATGATGACAGGAGTCAATGACGGAGAGGCCCTTCTCCTCAGCGAGGACTTGCCTTCATTTGCAGGTTCTTCAGGCAGGCGATGGCGTTGTGGTATTTCTCTGCGGCGGCACTGATCTCTCCCTGCCGGTACAGCTTGTTCCCCTCCTCGTGGATGAGAGGCACCGCCTCCAGCTTCTCCTCGTCCGTCATCGCCCACGTGTCCAATCGGAAGGAGCCAGGAGTCAGAACCTGGGCACAGGGGGTACAGGTGTAGAGTTTGAACAATGGCCACAGGGCTGTGCACGTGCCATGCTCATGTAGGGTAACAGCAAGACGGTTGTGAGTCTGGAATTTCGCTCCTTGCGCCCAAACGTAACATGCCTTTACGTAAAAGTGCATGTTGGGAAAAATCCTGACGTACCGTGCCACAGCCTGGAGAAGGTCATTTTGTCTTTAAGATGAGCTTAAACTCCCCGTCACCCAACCCATGTCAGCTAACACAATCTCGAGAGGCAGACGACGTGCAGTCAGTGGAAAAACCAAGCAGCGCAGACGTTCGGCGACAAGCGGCAACGCGGTGGcggaggtggaggcggagggAAACGTCGCTCACCTCCAGCAGCTCTAGGGCGAAGACCAGGGGCTGTGGACGGGCCTGCAAGTGGTCCAGGTCGTGGTGCCCCAGGGAAtggtgggagtggatctgggcgATCCCACAGCAGTGCCTCTGACCCTCCAGGGGATCCTTACCCACACTGATGTTCCTAAGAGACTGCGAGACCAGGGGGTACAGGGCCGTGTGCTGGGGGGAAAGAGGGCATGGTTAAAGATCTATACACAGTCTgggtcagagttcagaggtcagagaCAGGCCAAGGGTCCCACCAAGGCCTTAAGAGAGCAGACCGTAGGCGGCAGGACGGCACTACCTTCGTATCGCAGGTGAACTCCGCGACCTCTCCCGGCCTCATGGTGATGATCACGCGCTCCCACACCGGCAGCTTAAACTTCTTCCCCAGGATGAGCTCCATGGGCCTGCTCTGCCCGCCCATCGATCGCGAGTCGTCCAGCAACGTCCCATCACACAGCGTGGTGCGGTAGTGGA encodes:
- the aip gene encoding AH receptor-interacting protein; protein product: MEELAIKLNAEGIQKRVISPGKGDLPVFPDGTKVKFHYRTTLCDGTLLDDSRSMGGQSRPMELILGKKFKLPVWERVIITMRPGEVAEFTCDTKHTALYPLVSQSLRNISVGKDPLEGQRHCCGIAQIHSHHSLGHHDLDHLQARPQPLVFALELLEVLTPGSFRLDTWAMTDEEKLEAVPLIHEEGNKLYRQGEISAAAEKYHNAIACLKNLQMKERPGDESWFQLDHMITPLLLNYCQCRLIEGQYYEVLDHCSSILYKHEDNVKAYFKRGKAHAAVWNETEARADFAKVVELDPSLASSVARELRLMEERIREKQKEEKGRYKSLFSYSGGASTAATNG